One part of the Vicia villosa cultivar HV-30 ecotype Madison, WI linkage group LG6, Vvil1.0, whole genome shotgun sequence genome encodes these proteins:
- the LOC131613392 gene encoding protein FAR1-RELATED SEQUENCE 5-like, translated as MIIFATAIVSNEVEGTYVWLLEQFLVAMKGKTPLSVIMDGDVAMRNAIRKVFPNSYHRLCAWHLLRNAISNISNPNFIPVFKKLMLGDHDVWKFESLWNEMLDRFGLEDNNWINELYQKRKIWATTHIRGNFFAGIRTTSRCEAFHSHMGQFVHSKMNMTDFVKQFHRCVAYFRFREVQADFESQYGQAVLHTNLRALERSASKHWTKEIFEMVRSVMKKVTLTSVLDIQDMASVTIYAVTKYRDEGHGWRVSHCPSNNDFRCSCLRMESIGIPCEHIVTVMAYLNIVEFPENLVLNRWSLYAKESISGSYKDGSHYWDSHLVARHATLVNLSKEVADLSYMDVDDYKKYLEYLTTELCRLKSKYNNEDVPDNIDVEEELVNILNPSCSRSKGCGPGTVGTSERRMRTQTCGICGAAGHNRRCCPTLGVDGEPPADSSLQSASVRLSNDYGFSV; from the coding sequence ATGATTATATTTGCTACTGCCATAGTTTCAAATGAGGTTGAAGGGACATATGTATGGTTGCTGGAGCAGTTTTTGGTTGCAATGAAAGGTAAGACACCTTTATCTGTAATAATGGACGGTGATGTTGCTATGAGAAATGCAATCAGGAAAGTCTTTCCCAACAGTTACCACAGGTTATGTGCATGGCATCTCCTacgaaatgcaatttccaacattagCAATCCCAATTTCATCCctgttttcaaaaaattaatgCTTGGTGATCACGATGTTTGGAAATTTGAGAGTCTGTGGAATGAAATGTTAGATAGGTTTGGGTTAGAAGATAATAATTGGATCAATGAATTGTACCAGAAAAGGAAGATTTGGGCAACAACTCATATTAGGGGAAATTTCTTTGCAGGAATAAGAACGACATCGCGGTGCGAAGCATTTCATAGTCATATGGGACAGTTTGTACACTCGAAGATGAATATGACTGATTTTGTTAAGCAGTTCCATAGGTGTGTGGCATATTTTCGATTTAGAGAGGTTCAAGCTGATTTTGAATCCCAATATGGACAGGCAGTGTTGCATACCAATCTTAGGGCGCTTGAGAGGTCAGCATCAAAGCACTGGACAAAAGAGATATTTGAAATGGTACGATCTGTTATGAAAAAGGTAACCTTAACATCTGTATTAGATATTCAAGATATGGCATCAGTTACCATTTATGCAGTGACAAAATACAGAGACGAAGGGCATGGATGGCGTGTTTCCCACTGTCCATCGAATAACGATTTCAGATGCTCGTGTCTTAGAATGGAATCCATTGGGATTCCTTGTGAGCACATTGTTACTGTGATGGCTTATCTTAATATTGTAGAATTTCCTGAGAATCTTGTGTTGAATCGTTGGTCATTATATGCGAAGGAGTCTATTAGTGGAAGTTATAAAGATGGTTCCCACTACTGGGATTCACATTTGGTTGCTAGACACGCTACTTTGGTGAATCTTAGTAAGGAGGTCGCTGACTTGTCATATATGGATGTTGATGAttacaaaaaatatttagaatatcTTACTACTGAACTTTGTAGGCTTAAATCGAAGTACAACAATGAAGATGTTCCAGATAACATAGATGTTGAAGAGGAGTTGGTGAATATACTTAACCCTTCAtgttcaagaagcaagggttgtGGACCAGGTACTGTTGGTACATCAGAGAGACGTATGCGGACACAGACGTGTGGGATATGCGGTGCAGCTGGTCACAACAGAAGATGTTGCCCTACTCTTGGAGTAGATGGAGAGCCTCCTGCAGATAGTTCTTTACAATCAGCATCTGTAAGGTTAAGTAATGACTATGGATTTTCAGTTTGA